The following coding sequences are from one Arachis hypogaea cultivar Tifrunner chromosome 7, arahy.Tifrunner.gnm2.J5K5, whole genome shotgun sequence window:
- the LOC112703757 gene encoding embryo-specific protein ATS3B, translating to MKTKTVTSIILIFCVVASFSTDDQTHTQLPQANESFKPNQTLQQQLGSSCTYTVTIKTSCSSPSYTRDQISLAFGDTYGYQVYVPRLGDPYDSRTFERCSTDTFQIYGPCTYQICYLYLYRTGYDGWMPEYVTVSGYYSSPVTFYYNAFIPYGVWYGFDYCYRYSASTASA from the exons ATGAAGACGAAGACTGTGACTTCAATAATCCTCATATTCTGCGTGGTTGCTTCCTTCTCCACTGATGATCAGACTCACACTCAGCTGCCTCAAGCTAACGAATCTTTCAAGCCCAACCAAACCCTCCAGCAGCAACTT GGTAGTAGCTGTACTTATACAGTAACCATTAAAACAAGCTGCAGCTCTCCCTCCTATACGAGAGATCAAATCAGTCTCGCATTTGGCGACACCTATGGTTATCAG GTTTATGTTCCAAGACTTGGGGATCCTTATGATTCTAGAACATTCGAGCGCTGCTCTACGGATACGTTTCAGATTTACGGACCCTGTACCTACCAAATCTGCTATCTGTATCTGTACAGAACCGGATACGATGGGTGGATGCCCGAGTACGTCACCGTATCTGGCTACTACTCCAGCCCCGTTACCTTCTACTACAACGCTTTCATTCCTTACGGCGTTTGGTATGGCTTTGACTACTGTTATCGTTATTCCGCCTCCACTGCTTCCGCCTAG
- the LOC112703758 gene encoding uncharacterized protein encodes MILAVLFANVEGNILIERFHGVPAEERLHWRSFLVKLGADNLKGAKNEELLVACHKSVYIVYTVLGDVSIYVVGKDEYDELALSEVIFVITSAVKDVCGKPPTERLFLDKYGRICLCLDEIVWKGYLENTEKDRIKRLIRLKPPTEF; translated from the exons ATGATACTGGCGGTGCTGTTTGCGAACGTTGAGGGAAATATCCTCATCGAACG TTTTCATGGTGTTCCTGCAGAGGAGCGGCTACACTGGCGTTCCTTCTTGGTTAAATTAGGAGCTGACAATCTCAAGGGTGCCAAAAATGAAGAGCTCCTCGTTGCTTGCCACAA gTCAGTTTATATTGTGTACACAGTTCTAGGGGATGTCAGCATATATGTTGTGGGCAAGGACGAGTATGATGAACTTGCTT tgtCAGAGGTAATCTTTGTCATAACCTCAGCTGTGAAGGATGTATGTGGGAAGCCCCCAACTGAGCGCCTTTTCCTTGATAAGTATGGAAGGATATGCTTGTGCTTGGATGAAATTGTATGGAAG GGATATTTGGAAAATACAGAGAAAGATAGAATCAAAAGATTGATAAGGTTGAAGCCTCCGACAGAGTTCTGA